The sequence CTGCGGTCGGACTCGCCGGAGGCACGGGCGCTGTCGTCGATGACCCCCGAGGCGCACGAGAAGGTGCTGGAGAAGCGCCTGCTGATCATCACGAAGGCGAACTCGCGGGCCACCGTGCACCGCTCGGCCTACCTCGACTACATCGGCTTCAAGATCTTCAACGAGGCCGGCGAGGTGGTCGGGGAGCGGCGCTTCCTGGGCCTGTTCTCCACCGCCGCGTACCGGACCAGCGTGCAGGAGCTGCCGGTGGTCCGCCGCAAGGTCGCCGAGGTGCTGGAGCGCTCCGGGCTGAGCCTGCGCAGCCACTCCGGCAAGGACCTGCTGCAGATCCTGGAGACCTACCCGCGCGACGAGCTGTTCCAGATCAAGACCGACGACCTCTACCACGCGGTGATCGGTGTGCTGCGGATGGCTGGCCGCCGCCAGCTGCGGGTGTTCCTGCGCCGGGACGGGTACGGGCGGTTCATCTCCTGCCTGATCTACCTGCCGCGGGACCGGTTCACCACGCAGAACCGGCTGCGCATGCAGGACATCCTGCTGCGTGAGCTGAACGGCGTCGGGGTCGACTACACCACCCGGGTCACCGAGTCGATGCTCGCGCGGGTGCACTTCACCGTCCGGACCGACCCGAGCAACGCGCCCGGGGAGATCGACGCCGACCTGCTCGCCGAGGAGTTGGCCGACGCCACCCGGCTCTGGGACGACGACTACCGGCTGGTGCTCGAGCGCAAGCTCGGCGACGAGCAGGCCAAGCACCTGTTCGCCCGGTACGCCGACGCGTTCCCGGAGGGCTACAAGGACGGGCACACGCCGTACGAGGCGATGAAGGACCTGGCCAAGCTGGAGCTCCTGGAGGAGCCCGGCCAGCTGGAGATGCACCTGTTCCGCAAGCAGCTCGCGCCGCGGTTGAACGGCGGCCGGGGCGAGGACGTCGACCAGGTGATGGACGTCCGGTTCAAGGTCTACCGGTACGGCGAGCCGATGATGCTCTCCGCGGTGCTGCCGGTGCTGCACTCGCTCGGCGTCAAGGTCGTCGACGAGCACCCGTACGAGGTGGAACGGGTGGACGGCCGGATCTGGCTGTACGACTTCGGCCTGCAACTGCCCGAGGCGCACCATGACCTGGCCGAGGTCCGCCCGCACGCGGAGAACGCCTTCGCCGCCGCCTGGCGGGGCGAGGCCGAGGTGGACGGCTTCAACGAGCTGGTGCTCCGGGCCGGGCTCACCTGGCGGCAGGTGGTGGTGCTCCGGGCGTACGCGAAGTACCTGCGGCAGGCGGGCACCGTCTTCTCGCAGGAGTACATGGAGCAGACGTTCATCGCGTACCCGAATATCGCGTTGCTGCTGGTGGAGCTCTTCGAAACCCGGTTCGCCCCAGGCGAGACCACGATGGACGAGCGGCGGCAGCGCAGCGACGAGCTGGTCGCCGCGATCGGCGCGGCGCTCGACGACGTGGCCAGCCTCGACCAGGACCGCATCCTGCGGTGGTTCCTGACGCTGATCCAGGCCACCCTGCGGACCAGCTTCTACCAGAAGCCGGCCGGCGGACGGCCCAAGTCGTACGTGGCGTTCAAGCTGGACCCGCAGGCGATCCCGGACCTGCCCGCGCCGCGGCCCAAGTACGAGATCTTCGTCTACTCGCCCCGCTTCGAGGGCGTGCACCTGCGGTACGGGCCGGTGGCCCGGGGCGGCCTGCGCTGGTCCGACCGGCGGGAGGACTTCCGCACCGAGGTGCTCGGCCTGGTCAAGGCGCAGATGGTGAAGAACGCCGTGATCGTGCCGGTGGGCGCCAAGGGCGGCTTCGTGCTCAAGCAGAAGCCGGGCGACCGGGACGAGGCAGTGGCCTGCTACAAGGAGTTCGTCGGCGCGCTGCTGGACGTCACCGACAACATCGTCAGCGGGGAGATCGTCCCGCCGGAGGACGTGGTCCGGCACGACGGCGACGACCCGTACATGGTGGTGGCGGCGGACAAGGGCACCGCGACCTTCTCCGACATCGCCAACGAGGTCTCGGCCGCGCACAACTTCTGGCTCGGCGACGCGTTCGCCTCCGGTGGTTCGGCCGGCTACGACCACAAGAAGATGGGCATCACCGCCCGCGGCGCCTGGGAGTCCGTGAAGCGGCACTTCCGGGAGCTGGGGCACGACACCCAGACCCAGGACTTCACCGTGGTCGGCGTCGGCGACATGTCCGGCGACGTGTTCGGCAACGGGATGCTGCTCTCCAAGCACATCCGGCTGGTGGCCGCCTTCGACCACCGGCACATCTTCCTGGACCCGAACCCGGACGCGGCCGCCTCCTGGGAGGAGCGCAAGCGGATCTTCGACCTGCCCCGCTCGTCCTGGCAGGACTACAACCCGGAGCTGATCTCCGAAGGCGGCGGGGTGTATCCGCGTACCGCCAAGTCGGTCCCGATCAGCCCGCAGGTGCGGGAGCGGCTCGGCCTCGACGACGACGTCGAGCAGATCTCCCCGCAGGAGCTGATGAAGGCGATCCTCACCGCGCCGGTGGACCTGTTCTGGAACGGCGGCATCGGCACCTACGTGAAGGGGTCGACGCAGACCAACGCCGAGGTCGGGGACAAGTCCAACGACGCCATCCGGGTGGACGGCAAGAGCCTGCGCTGCCGGGTGGCCGGCGAGGGCGGCAACCTGGGCTGGACCCAGCTCGGCCGGATCGAGTACGCGCAGAACGGTGGCCGGAACTTCACCGACTTCATCGACAACGCGGCCGGGGTGGACTGCTCCGACCACGAGGTGAACATCAAGATCCTGCTCAACACGGCGGTCGCCGACGGCGAGCTGGACCGGCCGGCCCGCGACGAGCTGCTGGCCCAGATGACCGACGAGGTCGCCGAGCTGGTGCTGCGGTCCAACTACGAGCAGGCTCGGGCGCTCACCAACGCCCGGGCGCAGGCCGCCTCGCTGCTCCCGGTGCACCGGCGGATGATCAACGAGCTGGAGCGCTCCGGGGCGCTGGACCGCGCCCTCGAGGCGCTCCCGCCGGACGAGGAGCTCGCGGTCCGGACCGAGAGCGGGCTGACCGCGCCCGAGTTCGCGGTGCTGCTGGCGTACGTCAAGATCGCGCTGGAGCGGGAGATCGTCGGGGAGGGGCTGCCCGACGAGGAGTGGACGAACGACATCCTCGTCAACTACTTCCCGACCCCGCTGCGCGAGCGGTTCGCCGACCGGATGGGCCGCCACCGGCTGCGCCGCGACATCGTCACCACCGTGCTGGTCAACGAGGCGATCAACCGGGGCGGCATCTCGTTCGTCTTCCGGGCGGTCGAGGAGACGGCCGCGTCGGCGGCGGACGTGCTGCGGGCGTACGTGGTGGTGCGCGAGGTGTTCGGGCTCCGCGAGCTGTGGCAGGCGATCGAGGAGTTGGACAACAAGGTCTCGCCCGAGCTGCAGACGAGCCTCGACCTGGACACCCGCCGGCTGCTCGATCGCGCGGTGCGCTGGCTGGTCACCAACCGGCGTTCGCCGATCGACGTGCTGGGGGAGATCGCCCGGCTGCGGGACGGGGTGGCCCAGCTCCTGCCCGACCTGGAGAACCTTTTCTACGGCAGCGAGCGGGAGGCGATCGTCGCCCACATCGACTCGCTGACCGAGAAGGGGCTGCCCCGCGAGCTGGCCGAGCAGGCGACCCGGCTGATGTACGGCTTCGGCCTGCTCGACGTGGTGGAGACCGCTCAGTCGACCGGCCGGGACGTGAGTGAGGTGGCCGCCGTCTACTTCGTCCTCTCCGACCGGTTCCGGGTGGACGCCCTGCTGTCGAAGATCTCCCTGCTGCCGCGGGAGGACCGCTGGCAGACGCTGGCCCGGATGGCGCTGCGCTACGACCTGTACGCCGCGCTGGCCGCGCTCACCGCGGAGGTCCTCGGCTCCACCTCGGACAGCCTGTCGCCGGTGGACCGGGTGCAGGAGTGGGAGCAGGCGAACGCCACCTCGATCCACCGCACGCACCGCGCGATGGGCGAGTTCGACGAGTCCCGGGCCGACCTCTCCGCGCTCTCGGTGCTGCTGCGGCAGATCCGTACCCTGGTGCGGACGTCGGCGGCGGCCTGATCCGCCACACATCCCGGCGCGGCCCGGTGGTCGGTCACCCGACCACCGGGCCGCGCCCGTTCCCGCCACCTCACCGGGTCATGGTGGCGAACGCGATGACGTTGTCGACGTAGCTGCCCGCGCCCTGGTCGAAGGCTCCGCCGCAGGTGACCACCCGCAGGCCGGGCCGGTCGGCGGGGCCGTAGACCAGCTCGGTGGGGAAGGTCGCCTTCGGGTACGACTTCACCGACTCGACGGTGAACGTGGCGGTCGACCCGTCCTCCCGGGCCACGCTGATGGCGTCCCCCGGCTGGAGCGCGCCGAGGTTGAAGAAGACCGCCGGCCCGAGCTTGGCCGAGTCGACGTGGCCGACGATGACGGCATTGCCGGCCTCGCCCGGGCTGGCCCCCGGGAGTACCAGCCCGCCTTCATGGCCTGGTCGAGTGGGGGCACCTGGAGGGTGCCGTCCCCGTTCAGACCGAGGCTCATGATCTCGGCGTTCACGCCGATGCGGGGGATCGTGATGGTGGTCGGGGTCGACCGGGGCAGCGCGGAGGCCCGGGCCGGGTCCGGCAGCGCCGTGTCGTCGGCGGATGCCTGGTCGGCGGTCACCGTACCGGTGCTGTCCGAGGGGCCCGGGAGCGTGGGGCCCGGAAGAGCGGCTGAGGTGGGGGCCGTTCCGGCCTGGGCGAGCGGCTGGGGCGGGCGGGGCGGTGGCACCGTCCGGAGGGACGCACCGATCAAGCCGGAGCCCAGCATGGCGAGGAGGACGACGACGGCCGCGCCGGCGGCGCGCCACGGTCTCCCGTGACGGCCGCCGGCCCGTGTCGCCGTCCGGTCAGACCAGTTCATTGGCCCGACGCCGGCGCAGCAGGACCATCCCGCCCAGGGCGGCGGCGCTGATCACGCCCACCCCGCTGGCGGCCATGGTGCGGTCCATGCTGGTGGTGGTCATGCCACCGTCACCGCCGTCGACGTGGCCACGCGGGAAGCAGTGCTTCTCGTCCTTGCGGTCGTGGTCCTTGCGGTCCTCGTCCTTGCGGTCGTGGTCCTTGCGGTCCTCGTCCTTGAAGTCGTGGTCCTTGCGGTCCCGCTCCTTGGCGTCGTGCTCCCGGTTGTCCTGCTTGTTGCGGTCCTCGTCCTTGGCCTCGTGCTCCTTGCCGTCCTTGTGCTCCTTGCCGTCCTTGTGCTCCTCGTCCTTGCGGTTCTCGTCCTTGCGTTCCTCGTTCTTGCCCTCGTGCTCCTTGCGGTCCATGTCCGACTGGTCGTCGACCATGCCGCCGCCCTGGCCGTAGGCCCCCGGCTGCCAGCTCTCGTTGGACTGACCGCTCCAGTCCTTGCCCTTCTCTTCCTTGTTGCGGTCCTCTTCCTTGCCCTTCTCGTTCTTGAAGTCGTAGTCCTTGCGCTTCTCGTCCTTGCGGTCGTGGTCCTTGCGGTCCTCGTCCTTGAAGTCGTAGTCCTTGCGCTTCTCGTCCTTGCGGTCCTCGTCCTTGTGGCCGTCCTTGCCGTCGTGGCCCTTGCGGTCCTCGTCCTTGAAGTCGAAGTCCTTGTGGTCGCGGTCCTTGCCGTCGTGGTTCTTGAAGTCGAAGTCCTTGCGCTCCTCGTCCTTGCGGTCGAAGTCCTTGCGGTCGAAGTTCTTCCGGTCCCAGTCCCCGTGGTCCCCACGGCAGGTCTCGAGAAGGCTGACCTGCGGCTTACCAGCGACCTCGCCCGCGTACGCGCCCGGTCCGGCCGCGTTCGCCATCCCCGGCGAGAACACCAGCAGGGACGCACCGCCGAGAGCGGCACCCGCAACGAGCTTCCCGAGCATCTTCTTTCCCATGACCTGCGTCACTCCATCCCCTGTTGTCCTGAGCCCGACGGCGGTCGAGCTACGCCCGACGTTAGACCTTTTCGCGACCTTTCCGAGGAAAAATTCGTGTTTAGGAGTTTGTTAGCTGTTGCCGGCTTAGCGGTGTTACAAGGGCTTATGCCTTGCTGATGACCTTCCGGGGGCCGCCGCGCCGCTGCGATGCACCTGCGCCCCGACGCTCGGTCGCGAACCCCCGCGACCGGGCTCGGCCTGCCTCGGCCCGTCTGTCGGCAACCGGCGCGCTCGTGTCGCATGGGCTGTTCGCGCCGCGCGTCGCCGCCGGGTCTGCATTGAGGCATTGCCATGGAAGCGCTCCCATGCACGAATCTGTTCCACGCGGGGAGCCACACCGCGAGTTCAGACGTCGAGGGCGACCGGGCGACGTTCGATCTTCCCGACCGGCCGGATCGGCCGGTCGTCTTCACCACCACCACGCCCGTCCGGGTCGGGCAACCCCGAAGGTCCCGTCGGTGAGCGGCCGAAGGCCGCGCCCGAGGCGGGCATCGGCGCCTACGTCTGGATCAAGCCCCCGGGCGAGTCGGACGGCTCCAGCAGCGAAATCCCGAACGACGAGGGCAAGGTCTTCGACCGGATGTGCGACCCGACGTACACCGGCAACGCCCGCAACGGCAACAACCCGAGCGGCGCGCTGCCCAACGCCCCGGTCTCGGGGCACTGGTTCTCCGCCCAGTTCCAGGAGCTCACGCGCAACGCCTACCCGCCGCTCTCCTGAGCTGGCGGCCGGCCCACCCGCAGCGGCGGGAGTGAGGCACCGCCGCGCGGGTTCCCCCCGGCCCCTGGCCGACCCACGAGGTCGGCCAGGGGCCCCCGGCCGTGCGGCGTACGGCCGTCAGGGGACCGTCTTCTCGATCGCCGCTCGACCCAGCTCGGCCAGGTCGCGGCGGGCCCGCTCGATGTTCTCCGGGGTGAGGTCCTGGCCTCGGGCCAGCACCAGGTCCTCGGGGTCCCACGGCTGTTCGCCGCCGGTGCGCCGGTTGGCCGCGGCCCCCTCGGTGCCGGTGCCGGTCGCCCCGGTCCCGGTGCCGGTCGGCCCCGACCCGGCCGCGTACGGGTCGCCGAGGATGTCGGGCGAACCGGTGTCGGGCACCGCGCCGTCGGGCTCGGTGAAGACGGGATTGTCCCGGTCGGCACCGCCGCCCGTACGCAGCTGCGGCACCGTGCTGTCGTCCTCCACCGCCGCGGCCGTCTCGGGGGTCTCCTCCAGCGGCCGCTCGCCACCGCGGTCACGATCCGTCATGCTGCTGCCCTCCTGTCCCGTGCCGTGATCCCCCTGGCGTACCCGGCAGCGGCGGGGCCATTCCGCCCGAGCACGGCCGGCGCTCGTCCTCGCGCGCGTTTTGGTGCCGGGGTGCGGCTGAGCCAGCCCCGCCCGGGCCGCCCGGCCCCGGTCGGCCGCCGGGCCGGGGCCGGTGCGAGGCCGCTCAGCGGCCGAGGACGCGGTACAGGAAGTCCCGGTAGCTGCGGACGGCCACCCGGAGCTGTTCGGTGTCGGCCGAGCCCGACTCCGGCCCGCCGCCGAGCTTGGTCTTCTGCTCCCGCAGCGCGGCCGAGAGCGCCTCGATCGCCTCCTCGACCAGCGACTGCGCCTCGCCGACCGCGGCCCGTGGATCGTCGACGAAACGGAGCTGGACGTCCCGCCAGCGGTGCCGGAAATTCTGGGCGACCTCGGGTGCGAAGAGCGTGGCGGCGTCCGGTGGCACCGACGGCTCCGCGTCGCGGCGGATCCCGCCGGCCGTGCCCGCGGCGGCACCGGGTACCCCGCCGGCCGTGCCCGCGCCCGCGGCACCGGCCACGCCCGCGCCGGCCGCGGCGGTGCTGGCGTCCGGGTCGACCATCGCCGGTTCGGCGCTGCCGTACCCGGCTGCGGCGGAGGCGAGGGCGTCGTCGCGCGTCGCGCCGGAACGCTCGGCCGCCCACCGGTCCGGGTCGTGCAGCCGGTCGCCGGCGTTCGGATCGGCCCGCTCGTAGTCGAACTGGTCGGTCCGCCCCGGGGCTCCGTCGCCCGGCTGGGCGGTGTCCTCGCCGCGCGCGTCGCGCTCGTCCTCGGGCCGCCCGCTGGCCATCGCGGAGGCGGCCACCGCGTCTGCCACGGTGGTCGCCCCGAACGCGGTCGGCAGCGGCGCCGGATCGTGGTACTCCGGCCGGCCGTCGGCGCCGGTGTCGGCGGCCTCCGCGTCCCGGCGCTCCCGCGCGTCGTACGCCCGGGTCTCGTCCGTCTCCCGCCGGTCCGGGCCGTCGGCGGTCCGCTCGCCCGGCGCCGTCGGATCGTCGAAGGTGCCCCGGTCGTCCAGCGCGTCCTCGGGTACGTCGGACCGGGCGGCCCGGTCGCTCCGGTGCCCGTCCCCGTGGCGGGCGGGCGGGTGGACCGGCACCGGCGCGGACCGGACGGCCTCGGGGTGTCCCTGCGTGACCTGCTGCTCTTCCTGGCGCATGGCGGCGGCCTCCTCAACGGCTCGTGACGTCGGGTTCGTGGTGGGGGTCGCGCTGTCGCGGCGGCTGGTACCCGACCGGGTCCGCGCCGAGCAGGTCGGCGAAGAGGGCCCGGTAGTGCACGAGCGCCTGGCGGTGTTCCTCGGTGCTGGCCTCGCCCCGCTCGGTGCGCAGCCGGATCTCGTGGGCCGCCCGGTAGTGGGTCAGCGTGCGGGCGTGCTCGACGGAGAGATGAGCGGTCTGTTCCGAGAAGTCACCGGTCGGGTACCCACGTTCGGCGATCAGCCGGGTGACCAGCTCGTCGGCGTCCCGGACGGTCTCGGCGGGCGAGTCGACGAAGCGGACCTGGAGTTCCTCCCAGGCCGCGGCGTACCGGGCGCGGGACTCGGTGCTGAGCGGGGTGAGCTCCAGCTCGGCGTGGCGGCGTTCCCGCTCCCGCAGTTCCCGCTCGGCGGTGGCCCGGCTGTCCCGTTCGGCGACGAGCCGGTCGTACTCCGGACCGAAACGTTGCCGGAGGGCACGCCGACGGTTGGCGACGACGGCGACCCCCACCAACGCCGCGAGCATCAGCACGACGATGACTGTGACGACTGTCTGCGTGGGCGACATGGCTCCTCCTTCGCCCGGTGGTATTCCCTCCGTCTCCTGATCGCCAATCCCGATCCGGGGCACTTTCTGGGTGGCTCCCTGGGCGGAACATCCCGATTCGAGCTGTTTCGCCCGGGCCCCCACATCCGACGGGATCCACACCAGAGCGTTTCGGACGGTAGCGACGAGCGAGACGGCCGGTAGTGCTTCGGCCGGTGATTACGTATCCTGCCGAGGGCACCCGAGCCGGGGCCGGGCGTCGCGGCCGGGATCCTCCGGCCGGTGCCGGCGCCACCCCCTGCGACACCTTCCGGGCGAGGTTTGATGAACACCCGTGACTGGCCGATCCGCGCCAAGCTGACCGCGCTGGTCATCGGTCCGGTGACCGCGCTGCTGGCGCTCTGGATCTTCGCCACCTCGCTGGCCTTCGGTCCCGCCCTCGACCTGCTCGCCGCGCGTACCCTCCTCTACGACCTGGGCCGGCCGGGCGAGGCGGTCGTCGCCGAGCTGCAACGGGAGCGCCGGCTCTCGGTCGTCCAGCTCGCCGGGGACACCGCGCTGCCCGCCCTGGCCGAGCAGCGGACCCGCACCGACCAGGCGGTCGCCGAGCTGCGCCGCCGGGTCGACGGGCCGGACCTGCGCGACGCCGCCGACGACCTGCTCGACCAGCGGCTCGACCAGTTGCTCTCCGCGCTCGACGCGCTGCCGGCCGGCCGGGGCTTCATCGACGCCAGGAAGGTCGACCGGGCCGGGGCGATCGGCCTCTACGGCGGGATGGTCAACTCCGCCTTCCAGGCGTTCTCCGCGATGGCCAACCTGCCCGACCACCGGCTCAACCGGGAGGCGCTGGCGCTGGCCGCGATCGGCCGGTCCCGGGAGCTGCTCGGCCAGACCGACGCGCTGCTCGCCGGCGCGCTCACCGCCGGCCGGTACGCCGAGGGCGAGCATGAGCAACTGGTACGCACCATCGACAACCAACGTTTCCTCGTCGAGAATGCGGTGGCCGACCTGCCCGAGCGGGCCCGCGCGGAATACCAGCGGTTCACCGAGGGGGAGGCGTACGTCCGGCTGCACGCCCTCCAAGACACCCTGATCCGCGCCCGGGCCCTGCCCGCCGATCTGGACGTGCGGGCCTGGGAGTCCAGCCAGGCCGCGGTCTGGCAGGGCCTGCGGGACTTCGAGTTGCGCGGCGCGGACGATCTGGCCGAACGATCGGTCCCGATGGCGGTGGGGATTCTGGTCCGGCTCGCCGTCGCTGGGGTCTTCGGCCTGCTCGCCATCGTGGTCTGCGTGCTGGTCGCCCTGCGGGTCGGCCGGTCGCTGGCCGGACGGCTGACCGGGGTGCGCACCGCCGCGCTCGAGATGGCCGAGCACCGGCTGCCCGACGTGGTCGCCCGGCTGCGCCGCGGCGAGGAGGTCGACGTCGCCCGCGAGGCCCCCGAGCTGGACCACGGCGGCGACGAGATCGGCCAGGTGGGGCGGGCCTTCAACGAGGTACGCCGGACGGCCGTGCAGGCCGCCGTCGACGAGGTCACCCTGCGCCGGGGGCTCAACGAGGTCTTCCTCAACATCGCCCGGCGCAGTCAGGGCCTGGTGCACCGCCAGTTGGCGCTGCTGGACCGGCTGGAGCGGCAGACCGAGGATCCGGACGAGCTGGCCGGGCTGTTCCAGGTCGATCACCTCGCCGCCCGACTCCGGCGGCACGCCGAGGATCTCGTCATCCTCGCCGGTGCCGCCCCCGGCCGGGGCTGGCGGAGCCCGGTCGCCGTGGTCGACGTGGTGCGGGGCGCGATCTCCGAGGTGGAGTCGTACGACCGGGTCGACGTGGGGGAGGTGCAGCCGGCCGGGGTGCTCGGCCGGGCCGTCGGCGACGTGATCCACCTGCTGGCCGAGCTGATCGAGAACGCGAGCGCCTTCTCCCCGCCCGGCACCCGGGTGGACGTGACCGGGCGGCGGATGCCGGGCGGGTACGCCGTCGAGATCACCGACCACGGGCTGGGCATGTCGCCCCAGGCTCTGGCGGACGCCAACCGCAAACTGTCCCACGCCCCGGAGTTCGACCCGGCCGACAGCGCCCGGCTGGGTCTGTTCGTGGTCGCCCGGCTGGCCGCCCGGCACGGCATCCGGGTCGAACTGCGGCCGGGCACCCCGGCCGGGACCACGGCCACCGTGCTCGTCCCGGCCGACCTGGTGACCGAGGAGCCGGCGCTCGGCTCGGCCGGCCCGGACGCCGGGGTCGGCCCCGACCAGCTGCGGGTGGCCAAGGTGACCCGGCGGAACACGCTGCCCCGGCCACGGGTCGCCCGCCCCGGCCGGGACCGCCCCGACTCGGCGGCGGTGGCGCTGCCCGCCGGCCGTACCTCCTCGGTCGAGCCGCCCGCCGACGGCGACGGGCTGCCCCGGCGGGTCCGTCGGCGCGGACCCGCGACGCGGTCCCGGCCGGTCGTCGCGGACACCCCGGCGCACCGGTCGCCCGAGGAGGCCCGCCGGGCCATGTCGGCCCTTCAGGCGGGCACCGCGCGGGGCCGCCAGGACGGCGCCCGCGTCGCCGCCGACCGGCACCGGGAGGCCACCCCGGCGATCGTGATCACCGGGCCCGGCACGCCCGGCGGCCCGGCCGCCGTCCCCCCGACCCCCACCGCCGCCCAAGCGGGCGATCCGGCGGCTGTCTCCCCGTCCTCCGCCGCCGCCCGAGCGGGCGACCCGACCGGCGATGCGGCCCCGGGCCGGGCCGGCACGTCCGTCCCGGGGCCGGCGGCGGCTCCGGAAGCTCCGACCGCAACTGAGAGGGACGCCTAGTGGTGCACACGACGCGGCAGAACGCCGATCTCGACTGGTTGCTCGACGACCTGGTGGCGCGGCTACCGGCCGCCCGCGAGGCGGTGGTGCTGTCGGCTGACGGGCTGCTGCTCGGCGCCTCGGCCGAGCTGGACCGCAGCGACGCGGAGCACCTCTGCGCCCTGGCCTCGGGCTTCTCCGGCCTGGCCCGAGGCGCCACCCGCCACGTCGGCGGCGGTGCGGTCCGCCAGACCGTGGTGGAGATGGAGTCCGCGTACCTGTTCGTCACGGCGGCCGGGCAGGGCGCCTGCCTGGCGGTGGTGAGCGACGCCGACGCCGACATCGGCCTGGTGGCGTACGAGATGGCGATGCTGGTGATCCGGGTCGGGGAGAGCCTGACCGCTCCGGCCCGGACGGCGTCAGGTGCGATCGATGTGGACTGAGTCACCGGGCGCGCACCACGAGTGGCTGGACGCCGCCGCCGGCCCGGTCGTCCGTCCGTACGCCCTCACCGGCGGGCGGGTGCGGCCGCCGGTCGACGGTGTCGACCTGGTGGCGTTCGTGCGGGCCACCCCGGCAGCCGACGCGGCCGGCCTGCCGGGCCTCCAGCCGGAGCACCAGCGCCTGGTCGAGCTGGCCCGGCGGCCGGCCGTCCTGGCCGACCTCGCCGCCGACCTGGACCTCGCCGTCGGCGTGGTCCGGGTGCTGCTCGGCGACCTGCTCGCCCGGGGGCTCGTCGCGGTGCACCAGCCGCCGGCCGCCGCACACCTGCCCGACGACAACATCCTCAAGGCGGTGGTCAATGGACTCCGTGCGCTCTGACCGAGAGGCCGCCCCGCCGCGGGTCCCGCTGGCCCTGAAGATCCTCATCGCCGGCGGCTTCGGGGCCGGCAAGACGACGCTGGTGAGCGTGTTGAGCGAGGTCCGGCCCTTGCAGACCGAGGAGGTGCTGACCGGGGCCGGCGTCGGCACGGACGACGTCTCCGGCGTGGAGGAGAAGGCCACCACCACGGTGGCGATGGACTTCG comes from Micromonospora viridifaciens and encodes:
- a CDS encoding sensor histidine kinase — translated: MNTRDWPIRAKLTALVIGPVTALLALWIFATSLAFGPALDLLAARTLLYDLGRPGEAVVAELQRERRLSVVQLAGDTALPALAEQRTRTDQAVAELRRRVDGPDLRDAADDLLDQRLDQLLSALDALPAGRGFIDARKVDRAGAIGLYGGMVNSAFQAFSAMANLPDHRLNREALALAAIGRSRELLGQTDALLAGALTAGRYAEGEHEQLVRTIDNQRFLVENAVADLPERARAEYQRFTEGEAYVRLHALQDTLIRARALPADLDVRAWESSQAAVWQGLRDFELRGADDLAERSVPMAVGILVRLAVAGVFGLLAIVVCVLVALRVGRSLAGRLTGVRTAALEMAEHRLPDVVARLRRGEEVDVAREAPELDHGGDEIGQVGRAFNEVRRTAVQAAVDEVTLRRGLNEVFLNIARRSQGLVHRQLALLDRLERQTEDPDELAGLFQVDHLAARLRRHAEDLVILAGAAPGRGWRSPVAVVDVVRGAISEVESYDRVDVGEVQPAGVLGRAVGDVIHLLAELIENASAFSPPGTRVDVTGRRMPGGYAVEITDHGLGMSPQALADANRKLSHAPEFDPADSARLGLFVVARLAARHGIRVELRPGTPAGTTATVLVPADLVTEEPALGSAGPDAGVGPDQLRVAKVTRRNTLPRPRVARPGRDRPDSAAVALPAGRTSSVEPPADGDGLPRRVRRRGPATRSRPVVADTPAHRSPEEARRAMSALQAGTARGRQDGARVAADRHREATPAIVITGPGTPGGPAAVPPTPTAAQAGDPAAVSPSSAAARAGDPTGDAAPGRAGTSVPGPAAAPEAPTATERDA
- a CDS encoding glycoside hydrolase family 6 protein; translation: MPWKRSHARICSTRGATPRVQTSRATGRRSIFPTGRIGRSSSPPPRPSGSGNPEGPVGERPKAAPEAGIGAYVWIKPPGESDGSSSEIPNDEGKVFDRMCDPTYTGNARNGNNPSGALPNAPVSGHWFSAQFQELTRNAYPPLS
- a CDS encoding roadblock/LC7 domain-containing protein; protein product: MVHTTRQNADLDWLLDDLVARLPAAREAVVLSADGLLLGASAELDRSDAEHLCALASGFSGLARGATRHVGGGAVRQTVVEMESAYLFVTAAGQGACLAVVSDADADIGLVAYEMAMLVIRVGESLTAPARTASGAIDVD
- a CDS encoding DUF742 domain-containing protein, whose protein sequence is MWTESPGAHHEWLDAAAGPVVRPYALTGGRVRPPVDGVDLVAFVRATPAADAAGLPGLQPEHQRLVELARRPAVLADLAADLDLAVGVVRVLLGDLLARGLVAVHQPPAAAHLPDDNILKAVVNGLRAL
- a CDS encoding NAD-glutamate dehydrogenase, whose translation is MDRRPATKPGPDLRQVDTSRVDDSFDSATDGDGFGRLETGVTGMTGSSTDTLHELGLPAQALADESEDVELDEPVPNAERLVAQAVALAGDDQDAATLVSRFWRFAPDEELIGFTAEEMLDAARAHRDLAQQRVPGELKLRIHEPDAEQHHTVIEIVTDDMPFLVDSVTALLNAHHIDVHLLVHPLVVVRREPLGRLIEVSADLEPDDAIAGDLVESWMHIEIDPIRDPAEREKLRKELQRVLTDVREAVEDWPKMRQRALALADELAAARTSENRPPVPEKDITDSVELLRWLAHDHFTFLGYREYRLVDTDGADGGQALEAVLGTGLGILRSDSPEARALSSMTPEAHEKVLEKRLLIITKANSRATVHRSAYLDYIGFKIFNEAGEVVGERRFLGLFSTAAYRTSVQELPVVRRKVAEVLERSGLSLRSHSGKDLLQILETYPRDELFQIKTDDLYHAVIGVLRMAGRRQLRVFLRRDGYGRFISCLIYLPRDRFTTQNRLRMQDILLRELNGVGVDYTTRVTESMLARVHFTVRTDPSNAPGEIDADLLAEELADATRLWDDDYRLVLERKLGDEQAKHLFARYADAFPEGYKDGHTPYEAMKDLAKLELLEEPGQLEMHLFRKQLAPRLNGGRGEDVDQVMDVRFKVYRYGEPMMLSAVLPVLHSLGVKVVDEHPYEVERVDGRIWLYDFGLQLPEAHHDLAEVRPHAENAFAAAWRGEAEVDGFNELVLRAGLTWRQVVVLRAYAKYLRQAGTVFSQEYMEQTFIAYPNIALLLVELFETRFAPGETTMDERRQRSDELVAAIGAALDDVASLDQDRILRWFLTLIQATLRTSFYQKPAGGRPKSYVAFKLDPQAIPDLPAPRPKYEIFVYSPRFEGVHLRYGPVARGGLRWSDRREDFRTEVLGLVKAQMVKNAVIVPVGAKGGFVLKQKPGDRDEAVACYKEFVGALLDVTDNIVSGEIVPPEDVVRHDGDDPYMVVAADKGTATFSDIANEVSAAHNFWLGDAFASGGSAGYDHKKMGITARGAWESVKRHFRELGHDTQTQDFTVVGVGDMSGDVFGNGMLLSKHIRLVAAFDHRHIFLDPNPDAAASWEERKRIFDLPRSSWQDYNPELISEGGGVYPRTAKSVPISPQVRERLGLDDDVEQISPQELMKAILTAPVDLFWNGGIGTYVKGSTQTNAEVGDKSNDAIRVDGKSLRCRVAGEGGNLGWTQLGRIEYAQNGGRNFTDFIDNAAGVDCSDHEVNIKILLNTAVADGELDRPARDELLAQMTDEVAELVLRSNYEQARALTNARAQAASLLPVHRRMINELERSGALDRALEALPPDEELAVRTESGLTAPEFAVLLAYVKIALEREIVGEGLPDEEWTNDILVNYFPTPLRERFADRMGRHRLRRDIVTTVLVNEAINRGGISFVFRAVEETAASAADVLRAYVVVREVFGLRELWQAIEELDNKVSPELQTSLDLDTRRLLDRAVRWLVTNRRSPIDVLGEIARLRDGVAQLLPDLENLFYGSEREAIVAHIDSLTEKGLPRELAEQATRLMYGFGLLDVVETAQSTGRDVSEVAAVYFVLSDRFRVDALLSKISLLPREDRWQTLARMALRYDLYAALAALTAEVLGSTSDSLSPVDRVQEWEQANATSIHRTHRAMGEFDESRADLSALSVLLRQIRTLVRTSAAA